The nucleotide sequence TTCCATTAGGTAAATTACCGGCGCTTTGTTTCGCTCTAGAATCTGGTGTATCTACAATAATTGGAGTGGTCCATGTCACACCATTGTCATGGCTAACAGCAGCCAACTTTTTAAATGAACTATCTTGATCCCGAAAAATCATAACGATCGCACCATCTGTTCTATAGAACCAACTGGGTTCTAATTCCCTGCTCATGTATTGATTCTTGGTTGGCATATTTTCCATCACTCCAGCGGTCCAGCCTGAAATCCCAAGCGGATCATCGGTATAGTAAGGTTTTACCACTAATCCAGGTTGCATATGAAAGGCCGTAAGTAACCGACCGTTAGGCAATTGATGAACATCTTGTTCTATGATTCCCATTACGGGTGTTCCTTGCGAATTCATCACGCGTTGGGGCAAACTCCAATGAATACCGTCGGTTGAGGTCATATATTCCGTGTAGCCTTCTTTAGGTGCAGTTTCTTTCTCTGGCCAGACGCAGATGTAGGCTACTAGTGTATCGCCATCACTCCACCAACCACCGCTGGTTTTGATGCCATCCTTCCATTTTTGGGTTAATGGCTTGGGTGATTCCCAATCCATACCATTGGAACTTTTGCTGTAAAACACTTGGGTATCATCACCATCTTCATCAACGGCTGAGCTTTGCCATTGTGCATAAAGCGATCCTTTGAAAGGAAATAACACCACGCCATGATTGTATT is from Nonlabens sp. YIK11 and encodes:
- a CDS encoding sialidase family protein, giving the protein MNPSKSLILFLFLQCMSYGLQAQESVVPFTVDSIYDFNKPKTLGLPFAKGLETATIFSPTEHQNKYNHGVVLFPFKGSLYAQWQSSAVDEDGDDTQVFYSKSSNGMDWESPKPLTQKWKDGIKTSGGWWSDGDTLVAYICVWPEKETAPKEGYTEYMTSTDGIHWSLPQRVMNSQGTPVMGIIEQDVHQLPNGRLLTAFHMQPGLVVKPYYTDDPLGISGWTAGVMENMPTKNQYMSRELEPSWFYRTDGAIVMIFRDQDSSFKKLAAVSHDNGVTWTTPIIVDTPDSRAKQSAGNLPNGTAFMVNNPSGKKDRFPLVLTLSKDGLHFDKALLLRSGASDLQPMRFEGKYKRPGYSYPKSVVWGDFLYVSYATNKEDVELTRIRIDNLKN